The sequence TTTGTTTAATGCAGTTATAATTTTGATTGGAGTAGTATACAAAAGCGATGCGGCGGTATGATGATCATCTGTGATTATTCCGGCTTGACCTCCAGTAAAGGTTTTTGCGGCGATGCCTTGGTTGTTTAATATAGTTGATATTGTAACCGCAGAAATAAGTTCGCCGCAAGATAGCAAAACGTCTGTTTCGTAAGCATTCATTTCGCCTGCATTGGCTTTGATAAATTCAAGCAATGTATCAGTGGCATAGGGCGCACCAATCCTTCCTATTGCAGAAACAACTACGATCGGACTAAATCCTGCTGCTATTGCCGCTGAAATTTTTTTGATAACCTGCGCACGTGCCTGTTTTGTTGCAACAGACGTACCTCCAAATTTTTGAATTATTATATCCATATAAATATTATGCTTGTGTTACTTCTTCGAGAGCTTGTGCAAGCTGATCGGGGCAAGAAGTTCCGCGACCGCGGCAATCGATTCCCTTGAGCTTGCTAATAGCATCTTTAATGTCCATTCCGATAAGAACCTGAGATAGCCCCATTGTATTTCCAGGGCAGCCTTTTACAAATTGAACCTCTTGAATTTTGTTGTCTTTGATATCAAATTTAATTTCTTGTGCACATACACCTGATGTTTTAAAACTATGCATAAACATACCTTCTTTCTAATTTATTTATAATAGTATACTGAAAAAATTGCAATAATACAA is a genomic window of Candidatus Epulonipiscium viviparus containing:
- a CDS encoding TIGR03905 family TSCPD domain-containing protein, translated to MHSFKTSGVCAQEIKFDIKDNKIQEVQFVKGCPGNTMGLSQVLIGMDIKDAISKLKGIDCRGRGTSCPDQLAQALEEVTQA